Proteins from a single region of Deltaproteobacteria bacterium:
- the bzdQ gene encoding benzoyl-CoA reductase, bzd-type, subunit Q, with amino-acid sequence MAEEEKTQEYWRWPEGSWVNPDIDWKKGKVITAGVDVGSVSSQAVVMVDGELYAFSNTRTGSDSPDSARKCLNMALEKSDLKVDNMDYCIGTGYGRVNVPMAQHAITEIACHARGANFMYGPEVRTVMDMGGQDCKAINCDNRGKVLNFMMNDKCAAGTGRGMEVFADLIRVPVWEIGPRSFQIEKEPPMISSTCVVFAKSEVVGLLEEGKPENDIMAAYCSAMAHRILELLNRLGVQEKFVITGGIAKNEGVVKRLEKELGINTMDKAWYREDMRKADIPFDTQIAGGIGAAMFGYAMIERGKVKSARKT; translated from the coding sequence ATTGACTGGAAGAAGGGGAAAGTTATCACCGCTGGGGTTGATGTGGGTTCAGTCAGCTCACAGGCAGTGGTAATGGTTGACGGCGAACTCTATGCCTTCAGCAACACGCGCACAGGCTCGGATAGTCCTGACAGCGCTCGGAAGTGTTTGAATATGGCTTTGGAAAAAAGCGATTTGAAGGTGGATAATATGGATTACTGCATTGGGACCGGCTATGGAAGGGTGAACGTGCCCATGGCCCAGCATGCGATAACCGAGATCGCATGTCATGCTCGGGGAGCTAACTTCATGTATGGGCCAGAGGTGAGAACCGTGATGGATATGGGTGGTCAGGACTGCAAGGCCATCAACTGCGATAACAGGGGCAAGGTTCTCAACTTTATGATGAACGACAAGTGCGCTGCTGGTACTGGTCGGGGCATGGAAGTATTTGCCGACCTCATAAGGGTGCCCGTTTGGGAGATTGGGCCGCGTTCCTTCCAGATCGAGAAGGAGCCGCCCATGATAAGCAGCACCTGCGTGGTATTTGCCAAGTCTGAGGTTGTCGGCTTGTTGGAGGAAGGGAAGCCTGAGAACGACATCATGGCTGCTTACTGTTCCGCCATGGCCCACCGTATACTAGAGCTGTTAAATCGCCTGGGCGTGCAGGAAAAATTTGTCATCACCGGCGGCATTGCCAAAAATGAAGGGGTAGTGAAGAGACTGGAGAAAGAGCTGGGTATAAACACCATGGATAAGGCCTGGTATAGAGAAGATATGCGCAAGGCAGATATTCCGTTTGACACCCAGATCGCCGGTGGGATAGGAGCGGCCATGTTCGGCTACGCCATGATCGAGCGCGGGAAAGTGAAGAGCGCTCGGAAAACATGA
- a CDS encoding 4Fe-4S binding protein: MIANYGFKDGSGDWFVTIDTDKCNGCGKCVEACPANALEVAEDEYDPFRDDQVARVVVEERKKVRYTCAPCRPGYGAEPPPCVAACEPGAISHSEGWKLLYGKK; the protein is encoded by the coding sequence ATGATAGCGAATTACGGTTTCAAAGATGGATCGGGCGATTGGTTCGTCACAATTGACACTGATAAGTGTAACGGCTGTGGTAAATGCGTAGAGGCCTGCCCTGCGAACGCCCTTGAAGTAGCTGAAGATGAATACGATCCTTTCCGGGACGACCAAGTGGCCAGAGTGGTAGTGGAGGAGCGCAAGAAGGTTAGGTATACTTGCGCTCCTTGCCGGCCGGGCTACGGTGCCGAGCCTCCACCCTGTGTAGCCGCTTGTGAACCAGGAGCCATCTCTCACTCAGAGGGATGGAAGCTTTTGTATGGGAAGAAATAA